The genomic window ACCAGGATTTCCTCGCCACCGCCATGGGTATGTTCTGGAAAGGTGCTGTCTGGTGCATAGCGCACAATTGAAGTCGCCCGCGCCACCTCATCGCCGATACGATCGAGCATCATGCGCTCGACACCAGCCACCGGCGACGGGCGCCACTCGTATTCGGTCGGGCGAATGACGGCTCGCCGGTCAAAATCGGCATTCAGGTTCATGCTACAGCTCCCAATCTTCCCCTATTGACTATAGTGATCCACGTCCCACCCCTTTTAGCAGCAGTCCGCGAAGGAAGTGAGACGCCTCAAGGCGCATCGTGTAAGCCAGTGCTTACTGGCGAAGTCACCGGCTGGATCACCAGCCATGCAAGATTAGCGATAAGAAAAGAAGCTGTTAAGCCGTACGGTTATTTTTGCTGTGCTTCCAGGGTGGGGAAACACCTCCGTTCCCCCCTTTACCGCTGCGCCAAATTCATCCCAGTGACTACACTTAAATTGTGGTCGTTCGACAATTGCACAGGAGCTTGCCATGCCAATTCCTTCCCACTCCCTCGAGAATGACTTCCCCGAATATTCCGACACCATTCAGCGTCTCAACCGGGAAGACCTCAAGTTCAAGACGGAGAGCGAAACGTACCACAAGCTAGACAAACAGATTCGCGGGCTGGAAGAACGAGGGGTGGCGACCGATGACAACCATTTCAATTCCCTGAAGATTCAGCGGGCACATCTGAAAGACCGGCTCTATCACCGTATTTCCAACAGCCACCAGCCACCTTTGCACTGACACGAGCTGGACAGTACGGGCGCCCTCGCGCAGACTGCTGAAATCCCACATGAATGCAGCAGGGCGCCATGAAACTTTTCCTCACCCACTCATCACCCTACGCTCGCAGTGCCCGAATCATACTGCGTGAATCCAATCTGCTGGAGCAGGTGCAGGAAACCGAGTCCCACCCATTCTCCAACGATCCAGATTTTCTCACTGCCAATCCACTGGGCAAGGTCCCCTGCCTGGTTACTGATGATGGCCATGGCATCATGGATAGCGAGGTCATCTGCGCCTACCTGGACAGGGAGCTGGGAGATGGTCGACTCGGCAAAGCGCTGGAGAAAGACTGGCAACTGCGGACTTACTACTCGGTGTGTTCCGGACTGATCGATACGCTGGTGCTACTGCGAATTGAAAAAGGCCGGGAGCACGACGGCCTGCGTTCCGAGTTCTGGTGGCAGCGTTATCAGGACGCCATTCGGCGAACGCTGGATTACCTGGAGCAGCAGGCAGCGCTGTTGCCCGGCGAGCTCTCACTGGCCCATATCAATCTCGCCGCAACACTTGGCTATCTCGACTTCCGGCATGCCGAAATCGATTGGCGTAACAACCACAAGCGACTCGCCGAAATTACGGCCTCACTGGAGCAGCGCCAGGCCTTCCGTGATACGACCCTGCGGGACTGAAGCCCCGGGCGCACAGACACTCCGTGACCAGCGCACCTGTTGAAAACGCTACCGCCAGCCTAACCTGCAGGGCAGGCAATCCCGGAGAGCGCGTCATGACTTCGCCGATGTTTTCCGCCTCGGAGCTGGAGACGCTGGGTCAATCTGGCCTTGAGCGCATGCAGGCGGCCATTCACAGTGACGACCACGACCGTATCAAAACCACCTTCCAGCATGTCACTGCGCTGTACCATGAAGAGCATGTGCTATTTCACGGCTGGTTGACCTCCATCATCGCCTACGCCAGTGAGAAGCTGGGCCATCAGGCCGCCAAGCATCTGGTTCCCATGGAGGCATTGTTTTCCAACTTTGCTGGTGAAGGCGTCACTATGGCGAGTGTGCGCCCCTTCTTCGAGGATCCGCTCAGCATCTTTACTGAAAAACTGGAGCATGGCGACACCGATGGTGCCTTTGAGTTTTACCGTACGGTCGAACGAGGGGCGCGCGACCTGCACGATTTTTACCGCGACTACTGCGCGTTGATGTTAACCCGCCTCTATCGGGAGCACGGTATTGATCACCTGAACGATTGCCTGCGATACAGCGCAACACGGGACTGGCTCGCCTGGTATGAAAGCGTCAACAAACTGCCGGACAAAGAGCGGATTATCCGCACCATTGAGTTCTATGCCATCGCCAACTTCGGCCGCCTCACGGTGCGAGAGGATGGGGACTGGATTCACGCGGTGCAAAACCCCTGCGGGAGCTGCGGACGACAGCAGCGCAGTGGTCGCTATGAGTCACCGTGGAATTTCGCGGTGATCGAGGAAGAGCACCCGCTGTCCTTCGAGATGGGTGGCAATACCATCTACCGGGCACACGTGGCCATGATGCATCATATCCTGCC from Microbulbifer aggregans includes these protein-coding regions:
- a CDS encoding YdcH family protein; this translates as MPIPSHSLENDFPEYSDTIQRLNREDLKFKTESETYHKLDKQIRGLEERGVATDDNHFNSLKIQRAHLKDRLYHRISNSHQPPLH
- a CDS encoding glutathione S-transferase N-terminal domain-containing protein produces the protein MKLFLTHSSPYARSARIILRESNLLEQVQETESHPFSNDPDFLTANPLGKVPCLVTDDGHGIMDSEVICAYLDRELGDGRLGKALEKDWQLRTYYSVCSGLIDTLVLLRIEKGREHDGLRSEFWWQRYQDAIRRTLDYLEQQAALLPGELSLAHINLAATLGYLDFRHAEIDWRNNHKRLAEITASLEQRQAFRDTTLRD